The proteins below are encoded in one region of Juglans microcarpa x Juglans regia isolate MS1-56 chromosome 4D, Jm3101_v1.0, whole genome shotgun sequence:
- the LOC121259839 gene encoding zinc finger CCCH domain-containing protein 3 isoform X3, with protein MPLGKYYCDYCDKQFQDTPYARKRHLQGLQHLRAKALWFDSFKLQDANQAYTEGFRKGVCNHFVKTGFCQYGDSCKYFHPKNNLSNVNAQGLLAVMDDNQLPSIPGNQLIGGGALSGVVVQDSMGVSWGNLPPSLMPPPEEGYPPLPFVDWG; from the exons atGCCGTTGGGGAAGTACTACTGCGACTACTGCGACAAGCAGTTCCAAGACACCCCATATGCTCGTAAACGCCATCTCCAAGGTCTCCAACACCTTAGAGCCAAGGCTCTGTGGTTCGATTCCTTCAAGCTCCAAG ATGCGAACCAGGCTTATACTGAGGGGTTTCGAAAAGGGGTCTGCAACCATTTTGTAAAGAcg GGGTTTTGCCAGTATGGGGATTCTTGCAAATATTTTCATCCCAAGAACAATTTGTCAAATGTGAATGCTCAAGGC CTTCTGGCTGTCATGGATGACAATCAGTTACCTAGTATCCCAGGAAATCAATTAATTGGAGGAGGCGCTTTGTCTG GGGTTGTAGTGCAAGACAGTATGGGAGTGTCATGGGGCAATCTACCTCCATCACTAATGCCTCCTCCAGAGGAAGGGTATCCACCTCTTCCCTTTGTGGATTGGGGATAG
- the LOC121259839 gene encoding zinc finger CCCH domain-containing protein 3 isoform X1: MLVNAISKVSNTLEPRLCGSIPSSSKVFASFSSAFSATKHRSLPIISDAKLFLLLCFSIADANQAYTEGFRKGVCNHFVKTGFCQYGDSCKYFHPKNNLSNVNAQGVSGVVVQDSMGVSWGNLPPSLMPPPEEGYPPLPFVDWG, encoded by the exons ATGCTCGTAAACGCCATCTCCAAGGTCTCCAACACCTTAGAGCCAAGGCTCTGTGGTTCGATTCCTTCAAGCTCCAAGGTCTTCGCCTCGTTTTCCTCTGCTTTCTCAGCGACCAAACATCGATCCCTACCCATTATAAGTGATGCCAagttgtttttgcttttgtgtTTTTCAATTGCAGATGCGAACCAGGCTTATACTGAGGGGTTTCGAAAAGGGGTCTGCAACCATTTTGTAAAGAcg GGGTTTTGCCAGTATGGGGATTCTTGCAAATATTTTCATCCCAAGAACAATTTGTCAAATGTGAATGCTCAAGGCGTATCTG GGGTTGTAGTGCAAGACAGTATGGGAGTGTCATGGGGCAATCTACCTCCATCACTAATGCCTCCTCCAGAGGAAGGGTATCCACCTCTTCCCTTTGTGGATTGGGGATAG
- the LOC121259839 gene encoding zinc finger CCCH domain-containing protein 3 isoform X2, with protein MPLGKYYCDYCDKQFQDTPYARKRHLQGLQHLRAKALWFDSFKLQDANQAYTEGFRKGVCNHFVKTGFCQYGDSCKYFHPKNNLSNVNAQGVSGVVVQDSMGVSWGNLPPSLMPPPEEGYPPLPFVDWG; from the exons atGCCGTTGGGGAAGTACTACTGCGACTACTGCGACAAGCAGTTCCAAGACACCCCATATGCTCGTAAACGCCATCTCCAAGGTCTCCAACACCTTAGAGCCAAGGCTCTGTGGTTCGATTCCTTCAAGCTCCAAG ATGCGAACCAGGCTTATACTGAGGGGTTTCGAAAAGGGGTCTGCAACCATTTTGTAAAGAcg GGGTTTTGCCAGTATGGGGATTCTTGCAAATATTTTCATCCCAAGAACAATTTGTCAAATGTGAATGCTCAAGGCGTATCTG GGGTTGTAGTGCAAGACAGTATGGGAGTGTCATGGGGCAATCTACCTCCATCACTAATGCCTCCTCCAGAGGAAGGGTATCCACCTCTTCCCTTTGTGGATTGGGGATAG
- the LOC121259837 gene encoding shaggy-related protein kinase alpha-like: MASVDVAPSSGLREPSGHTASVDRLPEEMNDMKIRDDKEMEATVIDGNGTETGHIIVTTIGGRNGQPKQTISYMAERIVGHGSFGVVFQAKCLETGEAVAIKKVLQDKRYKNRELQTMRLLDHPNVVALKHCFFSTTEKDELYLNLVLEYVPETVHRVIKHYNKLNQRMPLIYVKLYTYQIFRALSYIHRCIGVCHRDIKPQNLLVNPHTHQVKLCDFGSAKVLVKGEPNISYICSRYYRAPELIFGATEYTTAIDIWSAGCVLAELLLGQPLFPGESGVDQLVEIIKILGTPTREEIKCMNPNYTEFKFPQIKAHPWHKIFHKRMPPEAVDLVSRLLQYSPNLRCTALDALTHPFFDELRDPNSRLPNGRFLPPLFNFKSHELKGVPVEILVKLIPEHARKQCSFLGL, translated from the exons ATGGCTTCGGTGGACGTTGCACCTTCTTCTGGTTTGAGAGAACCCAGTGGTCATACAGCCAGTGTTGATCGGTTGCCCGAGGAGATGAATGACATGAAAATCAGGGATGACAAA GAAATGGAAGCCACTGTTATTGATGGTAATGGAACGGAGACGGGTCACATAATTGTGACTACTATTGGTGGTAGAAACGGCCAACCGAAGCAG ACAATAAGCTACATGGCTGAGCGTATTGTCGGACATGGATCGTTTGGAGTTGTGTTTCAA GCAAAGTGCTTAGAGACTGGTGAAGCTGTGGCTATAAAGAAGGTTCTTCAAGACAAGAGGTATAAGAACCGAGAGCTGCAAACTATGCGCCTTCTTGACCACCCAAATGTTGTTGCTTTGAAGCATTGTTTCTTTTCAACAACCGAAAAGGATGAACTGTACCTTAATCTTGTACTTGAGTATGTCCCTGAAACTGTTCATCGAGTGATCAAGCACTACAACAAATTGAACCAAAGGATGCCGTTAATATATGTGAAACTCTATACGTACCAG ATCTTTAGGGCATTATCATATATTCATCGCTGCATTGGAGTGTGTCACAGGGACATCAAACCTCAAAATCTTTTG gTGAATCCACATACCCACCAGGTTAAATTATGTGACTTCGGAAGTGCAAAAGTCTTG GTAAAAGGGGAGCCAAATATTTCTTACATCTGCTCTAGGTATTATCGGGCACCAGAGCTTATATTTGGAGCAACTGAGTATACTACAGCTATTGACATTTGGTCTGCTGGCTGTGTTCTTGCTGAGCTACTCCTTGGACAG CCTCTGTTTCCTGGTGAGAGTGGAGTCGACCAGCTTGTGGAGATAATAAAG ATTTTGGGCACTCCGACAAGGGAAGAAATCAAATGCATGAACCCCAACTATACAGAGTTCAAATTCCCTCAGATTAAAGCTCATCCATGGCACAAG ATATTCCACAAGCGTATGCCTCCAGAAGCTGTTGATCTGGTTTCGAGACTACTACAATACTCCCCTAACCTGCGATGCACAGCT TTGGACGCCTTGACGCATCCATTTTTTGATGAGCTTCGTGATCCAAACAGTCGCTTGCCGAATGGCCGTTTCCTTCCACCACTATTCAACTTTAAATCACATG AATTGAAAGGAGTGCCGGTTGAGATTTTGGTGAAATTGATCCCAGAGCATGCAAGAAAGCAATGTTCCTTTCTTGGTTTGTGA